A region from the Drosophila ananassae strain 14024-0371.13 chromosome 2L, ASM1763931v2, whole genome shotgun sequence genome encodes:
- the LOC6498923 gene encoding uncharacterized protein LOC6498923: MYARGSELHQETHASNGNPVEKEHDTTDVASMKKSNGNEGNCESPLLEIDENYVCDIAMMRIGGGEEAPAGSLSMKHNAHMDESSGGNNENEVEIDRQEEEQAVSDLVRLSGAGALMEADSKNIGSMRVIFGILVRLVLPLANGVARGIKGIRDVRVLRVLQNLASSRQALTNLVAFAANTISLNLSSVQVSNRLGPLMKLLKMRKSQDGLESLPDTLTMPSTPSTPCTPMTPMQGPPIYSALSDAPSCCTINILAEPPPGQPIRADIVLIHGLHGSLVNTWKQGLWQNDRQPVEFERPPRPPVRPPKRPRHSRSAAIHPAPREKRAKFASLNRKRDSSEDAPLRLRTKMQHSVEARPEGFHFNASDSDDDAEDYAYVCGGPEDIQICEGIEYSFPTFRLRMHDNSRLLQAELESMLEANAGNNEVQPDADQAKDSRQRPSTLGTPPRKPARKSKPSPNDPNYSKCWPGDWLPLDCPGVRVIAVNYTTDPYLWRPLWKRKEPRSSLMQRAREMAELLIQHRVGHGHPIIYVGHSKGGLFIKQLIVDAWESGRPAMTPLWRSARGCFFYSVPHRGSHLASIKAPLLSRSVELLEIEKNNKYLLDLHRRFAGLYHLGHLKIEVFSFVETALTLMSVLYLRIVGVDSADPGIGDVCGIRLDHREICKPRGRDCILYKELVKMIEKVC, translated from the exons ATGTATGCCAGAGGATCCGAACTACACCAAGAAACACACGCCAGCAATGGCAATCCCGTCGAGAAGGAGCATGACACCACGGATGTGGCAAGCATGAAAAAGTCCAACGGAAATGAAGGCAACTGCGAGTCGCCACTGCTGGAAATCGATGAAAACTACGTCTGTGACATTGCCAtgatgcggatcggaggcggCGAGGAGGCGCCTGCCGGAAGCCTCAGTATGAAACACAATGCCCATATGGATGAATCATCCGGTGGAAACAATGAGAACGAAGTGGAGATCGATCgccaggaggaggagcaggcgGTCAGCGATCTGGTGCGTCTGAGCGGTGCAGGTGCCCTCATGGAAGC GGACAGCAAAAACATTGGCAGTATGCGGGTCATATTTGGCATCCTGGTGCGCTTAGTGCTTCCACTGGCCAATGGAGTGGCTAGGGGCATCAAGGGCATTCGCGACGTGCGGGTGTTGAGGGTGCTCCAGAACCTGGCTTCCAGCCGACAGGCCCTAACCAACTTGGTGGCCTTTGCGGCCAACACCATCTCACTGAACCTGTCGTCAGTTCAGG TTTCAAACCGCTTGGGACCCTTGATGAAACTTCTCAAAATGCGCAAGTCCCAGGACGGACTAGAAAGTCTTCCGGATACTCTGACTATGCCCTCCACGCCCAGTACCCCCTGCACGCCTATGACTCCTATGCAGGGTCCGCCCATTTACAGTGCCCTGTCGGATGCACCCAGTTGCTGTACCATCAATATATTGGCCGAACCACCGCCGGGCCAGCCGATTCGGGCCGACATTGTACTCATCCATGGACTGCACGGATCGCTGGTGAATACCTGGAAGCAGGGACTCTGGCAGAACGATCGCCAGCCGGTGGAGTTCGAGCGGCCGCCGAGACCGCCGGTGCGACCACCCAAGCGACCGCGTCATTCCCGCAGCGCTGCTATTCATCCAGCGCCCAGGGAGAAGAGGGCAAAGTTTGCATCCCTCAACCGCAAACGAGACTCCTCGGAAGATGCTCCTTTAAGACTGCGGACGAAAATGCAGCACTCTGTGGAGGCACGTCCGGAGGGCTTCCATTTTAATGCTTCCGATAGCGACGATGATGCCGAAGA CTACGCCTATGTATGTGGTGGTCCGGAGGACATTCAGATCTGCGAGGGAATCGAGTATAGCTTTCCCACCTTCCGACTGAGGATGCACGACAACAGTCGCCTGCTGCAGGCCGAACTGGAGTCCATGCTCGAGGCGAACGCTGGTAACAATGAGGTCCAGCCGGATGCCGACCAAGCCAAGGATAGCCGCCAGCGGCCCTCCACCCTTGGAACGCCGCCCCGCAAGCCCGCCCGCAAGAGCAAACCGTCGCCTAACGACCCCAACTACTCGAAATGCTGGCCGGGCGATTGGCTGCCACTCGACTGTCCCGGTGTGCGGGTGATAGCCGTCAATTACACCACCGATCCGTATCTGTGGCGACCGTTATGGAAGCGCAAGGAGCCGCGCTCCAGCCTTATGCAGCGGGCCCGGGAGATGGCCGAGCTGCTCATCCAGCACCGAGTGGGTCACGGTCATCCCATCATATATGTTGGTCACTCCAAGGGCGGCCTATTCATCAAACAGCTGATCGTTGATGCCTGGGAAAGCGGTCGCCCGGCTATGACTCCTCTTTGGAGATCCGCCCGCGGGTGCTTCTTTTACTCAGTTCCCCATCGGGGCTCCCATTTGGCGAGCATCAAGGCACCACTGCTATCGCGATCCGTTGAGCTGCTGGAGATTGAAAAAA aCAACAAATACCTGTTGGATCTCCATCGCCGTTTCGCTGGCCTGTATCACCTGGGCCACCTGAAGATTGAAGTCTTTAGTTTCGTGGAGACTGCGTTGACTCTTATGTCTGTGCTTTATCTGCGAATTGTTGGTGTGGACTCTGCAG atcCCGGTATCGGGGATGTCTGCGGCATTCGCCTGGATCATCGCGAGATCTGCAAACCACGGGGACGGGATTGTATATTGTACAAAGAATTGGTGAAAATGATTGAGAAGGTGTGCTGA
- the LOC6498922 gene encoding transmembrane protein 26: MAKIISTIKAILTRIIFSAHSLLAIWQVTAIKKDYKYWTLCGPLLLLLLEGIFTIMIKKTQEWRWFCPSVFLYLSSIVPAIWLLELEKVAKRVRIMKNSMAIANATNTGNFTSFGVGVIGSLDSNDSSITAVATLLDRTGITIPVMTTDTWTTLIEQFLMLILIVGRWMLPKGDLTRDQLSQLLLVYIGTAADIIEFFDSYKDDSIARIGFLVYLTLGIWSWSLMQFTIVLSATRGRRPRGSGSHRKEEQTDCCQNCCCGIDVWGIVLNVILQDAPFLTFRLLIIFQYKIINYMNVFFTCKNSLVIILQLYRLYVVNAEFWKNRRESRMAKTKQFQSRRKVQDADQNSIYMISNERGGDAKKKKIRKAKDYAEEAAYSKKKKDKKDKKKRKRKDTGYSTASSQNLYSTKASGTDKESRRKDKKGKKSKRNCSSSPSDCDLAKKQKRGKNGDKNDKKKSRKIEAVIEESSSSSSSSSSDSSNSTLPSYEVIDEKKARRRKHRGSSSDTSSEDTSSDSSSSSSSDSS; the protein is encoded by the exons ATGGCCAAAATAATATCGACGATCAAGGCCATACTGACGAGGATCATTTTTAGTGCCCACAGTTTGTTGGCCATTTGGCAGGTGACGGCCATAAAAAAGGATTACAAGTACTGGACACTATGTGgaccgctgctgctgcttctcctCGAGGGGATTTTCACAATCATGATCAAGAAAACCCAGGAATGGCGATG GTTCTGCCCCTCGGTGTTCCTCTACCTGAGCAGCATTGTGCCGGCAATTTGGCTCTTGGAACTGGAGAAAGTGGCCAAAAGAGTTAGGATTATGAAGAACTCGATGGCCATTGCAAATGCCACGAATACTGGGAATTTCACCAGTTTTGGAGTAGGTGTCATCGGTTCATTGGATAGCAATGACAGTAGCATCACGGCAGTGGCCACTCTGCTGGATCGCACCGGAATCACTATTCCGGTGATGACCACGGACACCTGGACCACCCTGATTGAGCAGTTTCTGATGCTCATCCTGATCGTGGGTCGCTGGATGCTGCCCAAGGGAGATCTCACACGGGACCAGCTAAGCCAGTTGCTCCTGGTGTATATTGGCACTGCGGCGGATATTATCGAGTTCTTCGACTCTTACAAGGATGACTCAATAGCCCGAATTGGATTCCTTGTGTATCTAACCCTGGGAATCTGGTCGTGGAGCCTCATGCAGTTCACCATAGTGCTTTCCGCCACACGAGGGAGAAGACCTCGTGGTAGTGGTTCTCATCGCAAGGAGGA acAGACTGACTGTTGCCAGAACTGTTGCTGTGGAATAGATGTCTGGGGCATTGTCCTCAATGTGATACTCCAGGATGCTCCCTTTCTTACCTTCCGCTTGCTAATCATTTTTCAATATAAAATAATCAACTATATGAACGTCTTCTTCACCT GCAAAAACTCGCTGGTGATTATTCTACAATTGTATCGACTATATGTGGTTAATGCCGAGTTCTGGAAAAATCGGAGAGAAAGTCGCATGGCGAAGACCAAACAGTTCCAATCACGACGGAAGGTACAGGATGCAGATCAGAATAGCATTTATATGATTTCCAATGAGAGAGGGGGTGATGCcaaaaagaagaagataaGAAA AGCTAAAGATTATGCCGAGGAAGCAGCTTATagcaaaaagaaaaaggataAGAAGGACAa aaaaaaacgAAAGCGAAAGGACACTGGCTACTCGACGGCCAGTTCGCAGAACCTTTACTCCACCAAGGCGAGTGGCACCGACAAGGAGTCCAGGCGCAAGGACAAAAAGGGCAAGAAGTCAAAGCGCAACTGCAGCAGCTCCCCCAGTGATTgtgatttggccaaaaagcagAAACGTGGCAAGAACGGCGATAAAAACGATAAGAA AAAATCCCGCAAAATCGAGGCGGTCATTGAGGAGTCGAGTAGCtcgagcagcagcagtagctcCGACTCCAGCAACTCCACCCTGCCCAGCTACGAGGTGATCGACGAGAAGAAGGCCCGGCGGAGGAAGCAtcgcggcagcagcagcgacacCAGCTCCGAGGATACcagctcggacagctcctcctcctccagctcggACTCGTCGTGA
- the LOC6498921 gene encoding protein new-glue 3 — protein sequence MRVGQLTLGLLAMCLCLWLTNAATTSSSTSSTSTTSTTTTSTTTTTTTDATTTTSSSSKKHKKHFTIKNVRYSNTRRIRVYKNGSSSSTSTKSRSRLRNRSGRRVVLVRNRNYRNLRRRQG from the coding sequence ATGAGGGTAGGACAACTAACTCTGGGACTCCTGGCGATGTGCCTGTGCCTTTGGCTAACCAATGCGGCAACAACGTCCTCTTCAACATCCTCCACATCAACAACATCGACTACAACAACCAGTACtacgacaacaacaactacagatgctaccaccaccacctccagtTCCTCGAAAAagcacaaaaaacatttcacCATCAAAAATGTGCGTTACTCGAATACTCGAAGAATAAGAGTGTACAAAAATGGGAGCTCTAGTTCCACTTCGACCAAGTCAAGGTCCAGATTGAGGAATCGATCCGGCAGGAGAGTAGTCCTGGTGCGTAATCGTAATTATCGTAATCTGAGACGTCGCCAAGGATAA
- the LOC6501647 gene encoding protein PDF, whose amino-acid sequence MARCTFTLVLLLLAVCFHCGMALALPDEERYVRKEYNRDLLDWFNNMGQFTPGQVATLCRYPLILENSLAGPMPIRKRNSELINSLLSLPKNMNDAGK is encoded by the coding sequence ATGGCTCGCTGCACCTTCACCCTGGTCCTTCTCCTATTGGCCGTTTGCTTCCATTGCGGAATGGCCCTGGCTTTGCCCGATGAGGAGCGGTACGTGCGCAAGGAATACAACCGGGATCTACTGGACTGGTTCAACAATATGGGTCAGTTCACCCCTGGACAGGTGGCCACCCTCTGTCGGTATCCGTTAATCCTGGAAAACTCCCTAGCCGGACCCATGCCCATCAGGAAACGGAATTCTGAGCTCATCAATTCCCTGCTCAGTCTGCCCAAAAATATGAACGATGCCGGAAAGTAA
- the LOC26513836 gene encoding putative uncharacterized transmembrane protein DDB_G0286087 produces the protein MKLTIYLLAVVLFAGFLALPSASGQNTTDTSNTTTTTTTTTTTTAAPKTVHRKRITLKNVHYKNVRRIKVNKSG, from the coding sequence ATGAAGCTTACGATCTATTTATTGGCCGTGGTCCTTTTCGCAGGATTCCTCGCACTTCCGTCAGCATCGGGCCAAAACACAACTGACACATCAAACACCACGACtaccacaaccacaacaacgaCCACTACTGCCGCGCCAAAAACTGTGCACAGGAAGCGTATAACACTCAAGAATGTTCACTACAAAAATGTGCGAAGGATTAAAGTCAACAAGAGTGGTTAA
- the LOC6498920 gene encoding golgin subfamily A member 7, with protein sequence MSQGGGGGTPAGGNPTALQGAGGGVVFSKVFIQRDYSEGTSVKFHTRLPTELEGMIERHVFESTINRLNEFYAEAEEGSCGTYCEGCIGCITAYLIYMCSETHYEKTLRKISKFVASQNERIYNPKGLQLIDPTFRGLRVIEITIFDRPGRT encoded by the exons ATGTCCCAGGGCGGCGGTGGAGGTACACCAGCGGGCGGTAATCCCACAGCACTCCAGGGCGCTGGCGGGGGCGTGGTCTTCAGCAAGGTCTTCATCCAGCGCGACTATAGCGAGGGTACTTCGGTTAAGTTTCACACGCGGCTTCCCACTGAACTGGAGGGTATG ATTGAGCGACATGTCTTCGAAAGCACTATCAACAGGCTAAATGAATTTTATGCTGAAGCAGAGGAGGGATCCTGCGGGACCTATTGCGAGGGCTGCATTGGCTGTATTACGGCATACTTGATCTATATGTGCTCGGAAACGCACTATGAAAAG ACTCTTCGCAAGATATCAAAATTCGTGGCTTCCCAAAACGAACGCATTTACAATCCCAAGGGCCTGCAATTGATCGATCCCACTTTCCGGGGCCTGCGCGTTATAGAGATTACAATATTCGATCGTCCGGGGCGAACGTGA
- the LOC6501648 gene encoding elastase-1 isoform X1 produces the protein MKAALDLSPRWFLLFLVNFLVWTGFDSGQAVPIVGGRIVSTVGSISKYPFMVSLQDILWKNTTERLSYRHFCGGSLISDRWILSAAHCIWKKNIHNIAAFIGYENIENISQLEPYGLESAEYIYFQPSNFRNDIVLLYMRQRYRSYLSPDLQFAQLPPQGMKPDRNESCRIIGYGATQHAGPSQKQLFEAEVQVITNQKCREIIGHVWAPQNGANTVCALGNNQDSCQGDSGGPLICPYGGKDYIYGLVSHGLTCGIQGMPSIYTVTRPYYDWVQLLLQS, from the exons ATGAAGGCTGCTTTAGATCTCAGCCCTCGATGGTTTCTTCTATTCCTAGTAAACTTCCTTGTCTGGACAGGATTTGATTCGGGTCAAGCGGTTCCCATTGTCGGTGGCAGGATTGTATCAACCGTGG GTAGCATAAGCAAATACCCGTTTATGGTCTCGCTGCAGGATATCCTTTGGAAAAATACCACTGAAAGATTATCCTACCGGCACTTTTGTGGCGGAAGCTTGATAAGCGATCGCTGGATCCTATCCGCCGCCCATTGCATCTGGAAGAA aaaCATTCACAATATCGCTGCGTTTATTGGCTATGAGAACATTGAAAACATTTCTCAGCTCGAACCATATGGTCTGGAAAGCGCGGAGTATATTTACTTCCAGCC CTCCAACTTCCGGAATGATATAGTCCTGCTCTACATGAGACAACGATATAGAAGTTATTTAAGCCCGGATCTTCAATTTGCTCAGCTTCCTCCCCAAGGAATGAAACCCGATCGAAATG AATCCTGTCGCATTATTGGCTATGGAGCTACCCAACATGCTGGTCCTTCGCAGAAGCAACTTTTTGAGGCTGAAGTCCAAGTCATTACCAATCAAAAGTGTAGGGAGATCATTGGCCATGTTTGGGCACCGCAGAATGGAGCGAATACAGTGTGTGCTCTGGGCAACAACCAGGATTCTTGTCAAGGCGATTCAGG AGGACCATTGATTTGTCCTTATGGTGGCAAAGACTACATATACGGCCTCGTTTCCCATGGACTTACTTGTGGCATTCAGGGTATGCCCAGCATTTACACGGTTACCCGGCCCTACTATGATTGGGTCCAACTGCTTTTGCAATCCTAG
- the LOC6501648 gene encoding serine protease 44 isoform X2: protein MVSLQDILWKNTTERLSYRHFCGGSLISDRWILSAAHCIWKKNIHNIAAFIGYENIENISQLEPYGLESAEYIYFQPSNFRNDIVLLYMRQRYRSYLSPDLQFAQLPPQGMKPDRNESCRIIGYGATQHAGPSQKQLFEAEVQVITNQKCREIIGHVWAPQNGANTVCALGNNQDSCQGDSGGPLICPYGGKDYIYGLVSHGLTCGIQGMPSIYTVTRPYYDWVQLLLQS from the exons ATGGTCTCGCTGCAGGATATCCTTTGGAAAAATACCACTGAAAGATTATCCTACCGGCACTTTTGTGGCGGAAGCTTGATAAGCGATCGCTGGATCCTATCCGCCGCCCATTGCATCTGGAAGAA aaaCATTCACAATATCGCTGCGTTTATTGGCTATGAGAACATTGAAAACATTTCTCAGCTCGAACCATATGGTCTGGAAAGCGCGGAGTATATTTACTTCCAGCC CTCCAACTTCCGGAATGATATAGTCCTGCTCTACATGAGACAACGATATAGAAGTTATTTAAGCCCGGATCTTCAATTTGCTCAGCTTCCTCCCCAAGGAATGAAACCCGATCGAAATG AATCCTGTCGCATTATTGGCTATGGAGCTACCCAACATGCTGGTCCTTCGCAGAAGCAACTTTTTGAGGCTGAAGTCCAAGTCATTACCAATCAAAAGTGTAGGGAGATCATTGGCCATGTTTGGGCACCGCAGAATGGAGCGAATACAGTGTGTGCTCTGGGCAACAACCAGGATTCTTGTCAAGGCGATTCAGG AGGACCATTGATTTGTCCTTATGGTGGCAAAGACTACATATACGGCCTCGTTTCCCATGGACTTACTTGTGGCATTCAGGGTATGCCCAGCATTTACACGGTTACCCGGCCCTACTATGATTGGGTCCAACTGCTTTTGCAATCCTAG
- the LOC6498919 gene encoding organic cation transporter protein codes for MTQSKDNPEKSRELISEENMKDLLTKQLEVVGSGGAFVWAIFFLCVTPNILNGFHVSSYTLLGHLPDDQWCDIPDLQSTNWTLAQKREIASKGLDSGGCTVWDWNYQHLSQMSYEAAVNYTLHLSEFGKPAEVSCKVKGQYEYANPETTFVSDWDLTCERSIQRTSAQVSISLGKFSGSFTFGILADKFGRKTSFTLGAVFFVVGSFFCTFSPWYSLFLAGRFALGAASSGLFYPAFTMIVENICLKHRSWMSIAFSASYPIGMIILAVMGYLIQPWRHLQLALTIPSLLLILNCYLMNESPRWLITNQRYDRVYKILFRQPSHYEIKPAIAASPIVTDKKSLEPEESFSLVDKLKNGPLKSIIELYANSNVRKLIFTSYFMFCVTSLSYYVTALNAANLSVSRYLYIIATGLVDIPSYLVPVIMLRYTGRRITTMFLFLWTGVSLLLVLSVPAGSTTWIVAFAMLGRFGISATYSVVTLYTAELYPTQIRNSALGTCSTFAHVGSISAPYVVDVLGALGWYIPTTICGCCVLVAGLLTLTLPETGTGKLSDNVEETAAAPNPTEQPEKQ; via the exons GGCTATTTTCTTCCTGTGTGTGACACCCAATATTCTCAACGGCTTCCACGTGTCCTCGTACACTCTCCTGGGCCACCTGCCCGACGATCAGTGGTGTGATATTCCGGATCTTCAGTCCACCAACTGGACCTTGGCTCAGAAACGAGAAATCGCATCCAAGGGCCTGGATTCTGGAGGATGCACAGTATGGGATTGGAACTATCAGCACCTGTCCCAGATGTCCTATGAGGCTGCCGTTAATTACACCCTACACCTTTCGGAATTCGGTAAACCAGCCGAGGTGTCCTGCAAGGTCAAGGGCCAATATGAATACGCCAATCCGGAGACCACGTTTGTATCCGATTGGGATCTCACCTGTGAGAGGAGCATTCAGCGAACTTCTGCCCAGGTTTCAATATCCTTGGGCAAGTTCTCTGGCTCCTTTACGTTTGGCATCCTGGCGGATAA ATTTGGTCGCAAAACCTCTTTTACCTTGGGTGCAGTTTTCTTTGTGGTAGGCAGTTTCTTCTGCACATTCTCGCCCTGGTACAGTCTATTCCTGGCTGGCCGTTTCGCCTTGGGAGCAGCCTCTTCTGGACTTTTCTATCCTGCATTTACAATGA TTGTGGAAAATATATGTCTGAAGCATCGTTCATGGATGTCTATTGCATTTTCCGCCTCCTACCCCATTGGCATGATTATCCTGGCAGTTATGGGCTATCTTATCCAGCCATGGCGCCACCTGCAATTAGCCTTGACCATTCCCTCCTTGCTACTTATTCTGAATTGCTA CCTGATGAATGAGTCACCCCGATGGCTGATCACGAACCAAAGATACGATCGCGTCTACAAGATCCTCTTCAGACAGCCGAGCCACTACGAAATTAAACCCGCAATTGCAGCCTCTCCAATCGTCACCGATAAGAAGTCG TTGGAGCCAGAAGAAAGCTTCTCCCTGGTAGACAAACTGAAGAATGGTCCTCTTAAGTCTATCATTGAGTTGTACGCGAATTCCAATGTCCGCAAATTGATCTTCACGTCGTACTTCATGTTCTGCGTTACTTCCTTGAGTTATTATGTAACGG CTCTGAATGCCGCCAACTTATCGGTATCCAGATATCTGTACATCATAGCTACGGGTCTGGTGGACATACCCTCTTACTTGGTGCCTGTGATTATGCTTCGTTATACAGGACGTCGCATTACCACCATGTTCCTGTTCCTGTGGACAGGTGTGTCCCTGCTGTTGGTGCTCTCCGTTCCTGCTGGCAGCACCACCTGGATCGTGGCCTTCGCCATGCTGGGTCGCTTCGGCATTAGCGCCACCTACTCGGTGGTCACCCTCTACACTGCAGAGCTCTATCCCACCCAGATTCGGAACTCTGCACTGGGCACCTGCTCCACATTTGCCCACGTGGGTTCCATATCGGCGCCGTATGTGGTCGATGTGCTGGGCGCCCTCGGATGGTACATTCCAACAACGATCTGCGGCTGCTGCGTTCTAGTAGCTGGCCTGCTGACCCTCACGCTGCCGGAGACAGGGACGGGCAAGTTGTCCGACAATGTCGAGGAGACTGCAGCGGCCCCTAATCCCACAGAGCAGCCGGAGAAGCAGTGA